The Dehalococcoidia bacterium genome includes a window with the following:
- a CDS encoding glycosyltransferase family 2 protein yields MGAPLNARPIRTQPVTPALSAIVLFWNGAPFVSACLTALLTQTLRDLEIIVVDNASTDDTAALIQRAYPQLPLLRTERNLGFAGGMNVGIRAARAPLVVLLNQDVVLDPDCLERVAAAFAEDARIGAVGAKLYFPDRLTLQHAGGYLDQPLALGHHYGYGEIDAGQHDTPRDVEYVTGAVLGVRRAALDEVGLLDEQFWPGYFEEVDLCRRLREAGWRVVYRPEAVAVHSESASLGRNSDRYYTAYHRGRLRYQLKHLATGQWRAFVAAEAARYPTLGSPREQAALTAVYRELASAVERLRPDVLPHYRRLLRLEPPPPPSRLAGHRRAFHPAHAHALNETLLPLLRGWSALGPASWRSARSLPERAFALARAASWLVVRWSMLPVLETFQAWQAEYEQLLTRLVALVDSLEAAFAALNDRDDRLEERLGELAAETARVRALLGELTRRGEESDAIVAALDRDLVQLRRSLALLQARLAARRHASPAVDGRVPAEEA; encoded by the coding sequence TTGGGGGCGCCCCTGAACGCCCGACCGATACGCACCCAACCTGTCACCCCAGCGCTCAGCGCCATAGTTCTCTTCTGGAATGGCGCGCCGTTCGTCTCGGCGTGCCTGACTGCGCTGCTGACGCAAACGCTGCGCGATCTCGAGATCATCGTTGTCGACAACGCCTCGACCGATGACACCGCCGCGCTCATTCAGCGTGCCTACCCGCAGCTGCCGCTGCTCCGCACCGAGCGCAACCTCGGCTTCGCCGGCGGCATGAATGTCGGCATCCGCGCCGCACGCGCGCCGCTTGTCGTGCTGCTCAACCAAGACGTTGTCCTCGACCCCGACTGCCTCGAGCGGGTCGCCGCTGCCTTCGCCGAGGACGCGCGGATCGGCGCGGTCGGCGCAAAGCTGTATTTTCCCGATCGCCTGACGCTCCAGCACGCTGGGGGCTATCTCGACCAGCCGCTCGCCCTCGGCCACCACTACGGCTACGGCGAGATCGACGCCGGCCAGCACGACACGCCGCGCGATGTGGAGTATGTGACCGGCGCGGTGCTCGGCGTGCGGCGCGCCGCGCTCGACGAAGTCGGGCTGCTCGACGAGCAGTTTTGGCCGGGATACTTCGAGGAAGTAGACCTCTGCCGGCGGCTGCGCGAGGCCGGCTGGCGCGTGGTCTACCGTCCTGAGGCGGTGGCAGTCCATTCGGAGTCGGCGTCTCTCGGCCGCAACAGCGACCGCTACTACACCGCCTATCATCGCGGCCGGCTGCGCTACCAGTTGAAGCACCTCGCGACAGGCCAGTGGCGCGCCTTTGTCGCCGCCGAGGCCGCCCGCTACCCGACGCTCGGCTCGCCCCGCGAGCAGGCAGCACTGACCGCGGTCTATCGGGAGCTCGCGAGCGCGGTTGAACGCCTTCGCCCAGACGTGTTGCCCCACTACCGCCGCCTGCTCCGCCTTGAGCCGCCGCCGCCGCCGAGCCGCCTTGCCGGACACCGCCGCGCATTTCATCCGGCACACGCGCACGCCCTCAACGAGACGCTGCTGCCTCTGCTGCGCGGCTGGTCGGCGCTTGGTCCGGCATCGTGGCGCAGCGCGCGCTCGCTTCCGGAACGGGCGTTCGCCCTCGCGCGCGCCGCCAGTTGGCTAGTTGTCCGCTGGTCGATGCTCCCCGTCCTTGAGACGTTCCAAGCGTGGCAGGCGGAATACGAGCAGCTGCTCACCCGGCTGGTCGCGCTCGTTGACTCCCTCGAAGCGGCTTTCGCCGCCCTCAACGATCGCGATGACCGCCTCGAGGAGCGGCTTGGGGAGCTTGCAGCCGAGACTGCCCGGGTGCGCGCGCTGCTGGGCGAGCTCACTCGCCGCGGCGAAGAGAGCGACGCCATCGTCGCCGCTCTCGACCGCGACCTCGTCCAGCTGCGGCGCAGCCTCGCGCTCCTGCAGGCGCGGCTAGCAG